In Eucalyptus grandis isolate ANBG69807.140 chromosome 4, ASM1654582v1, whole genome shotgun sequence, the following proteins share a genomic window:
- the LOC104420582 gene encoding monooxygenase 2 has translation MSGIIACNDKTMYWFASFSTSMSSQEMEENPAEAKQFVLSKLGKVADNFKAVIRDTELENLSIAPLRFRHPWDILWGRISKSNVCVAGDAFHPMTPDIGQGGCSALEDGVTLARCLGEALRDKQGIRSEEYKRIEMGLKNYAKERRWRAFELISTAYMVGYIQTSNGRILSFLRNKVLGGFFARQQLKLASFDCGKLTTS, from the exons ATGTCTGGCATTATCGCGTGCAATGATAAGACCATGTATTGGTTTGCCAGTTTTTCTACTTCCATGTCCAGCCAGG agatggaagaaaatCCAGCTGAGGCGAAGCAATTCGTGCTGAGCAAGCTCGGAAAAGTTGCCGATAACTTTAAAGCTGTCATACGCGACACAGAATTGGAAAACTTGTCCATAGCTCCACTCAGGTTCAGACACCCATGGGACATTTTATGGGGACGCATAAGCAAAAGCAATGTCTGTGTAGCTGGAGATGCATTCCACCCCATGACTCCAGATATAGGCCAAGGAGGCTGTTCGGCTCTAGAAGATGGGGTCACCTTAGCAAGATGCCTCGGTGAAGCCTTGAGGGACAAGCAAGGCATTAGAAGTGAAGAGTACAAGAGGATTGAGATGGGCCTGAAGAATTATGCCaaagagagaagatggagaGCATTTGAGCTCATAAGTACAGCCTATATGGTGGGATACATCCAAACAAGCAATGGCAGGATATTGAGCTTCTTAAGGAATAAAGTGCTGGGCGGGTTCTTCGCCAGGCAGCAGCTGAAACTAGCGAGTTTCGATTGCGGGAAACTGACAACTTCCTGA
- the LOC104418974 gene encoding monooxygenase 2: protein MELVEDIVIVGAGIAGLTTALGLHRLGIRSLVLESHDSLRITGFALAIWTNAWKALDAVGISESLRRRHTRLLGVMTTSTVSGLPTAETQFSAAGTQRDHHEVRCVQRKILMETLVNELPSGTIKFSSKVVSIEQSGNLKLIHLSDGSILKAKVLLGCDGVNSAVAKWLGFKAPAFVGRFAVRGSVYNENGHGFEPTLFEFIGEGFRSGFVACDDKTMYWFATFSTSMSNQEMEESPAKVKQFVLSKLGKVADDFKAVVRDTELENLSLAPLRFRHPWDILWGRTSKSNVCVAGDAFHPMTPDIGQGGCAALEDGVILARCLGEALRDKQGIRSEEYRRIEMGLKNYAKERRWRAFELISTAYMVGYIQTSNGKILSFLRNKVLGGFFARQQLKLASFDCGRLTTS from the exons ATGGAATTGGTTGAGGACATAGTGATCGTTGGAGCTGGCATAGCAGGACTTACCACTGCTTTAGGACTTCATAG GCTAGGCATTAGAAGCTTGGTCTTGGAATCCCATGATTCTTTGAGGATTACGGGTTTTGCGTTAGCAATATGGACAAATGCCTGGAAGGCCCTCGATGCAGTCGGGATCTCAGAATCGCTTCGTCGGCGGCACACCCGGCTACTTGG GGTGATGACCACTTCCACAGTTTCGGGACTTCCTACTGCAGAGACACAATTCAGTGCCGCGGGGACACA GAGAGACCATCATGAAGTTCGTTGTGTGCAGAGGAAGATCTTGATGGAAACTTTAGTGAATGAACTTCCGAGCGGCACCATAAAGTTTTCTTCCAAGGTCGTTTCGATTGAGCAATCGGGCAATCTTAAACTTATCCATCTGTCTGATGGTTCGATTCTCAAAGCAAAG GTGTTGCTCGGTTGTGATGGAGTGAACTCGGCAGTGGCAAAATGGCTCGGCTTCAAGGCGCCTGCTTTCGTTGGCCGATTTGCGGTCAGGGGCTCTGTGTATAACGAGAATGGTCATGGTTTTGAGCCCACACTTTTCGAGTTCATTGGTGAAGGATTTAGATCTGGCTTTGTCGCCTGCGACGATAAGACTATGTATTGGTTCGCCACTTTTTCTACTTCCATGTCCAACCAGG AGATGGAAGAGAGTCCGGCTAAGGTGAAGCAATTCGTGCTGAGCAAGCTTGGAAAAGTTGCTGACGACTTTAAAGCTGTCGTACGTGACACGGAACTGGAAAACTTGTCATTAGCTCCACTCAGATTCAGACACCCATGGGACATTTTATGGGGACGCACAAGCAAAAGCAATGTCTGTGTAGCTGGGGATGCATTCCACCCCATGACACCAGATATTGGCCAAGGAGGCTGTGCGGCTCTCGAAGATGGAGTCATCTTAGCAAGATGCCTCGGTGAAGCCTTGAGGGACAAGCAAGGCATCAGAAGTGAAGAGTACAGGAGGATTGAGATGGGCCTGAAGAATTATGCCaaagagagaagatggagaGCATTTGAGCTCATAAGTACAGCCTATATGGTGGGATACATCCAAACAAGCAATGGCAAGATATTGAGCTTCTTAAGGAATAAAGTGCTGGGCGGGTTCTTCGCCAGGCAGCAGCTGAAACTAGCGAGTTTCGATTGCGGGAGACTGACAACTTCCTGA